The genomic window AATCCAACAATCCTTGAACTCGCTTGGCAATCGCTTTACCTGAATCAACTAATAAGACGTCCTTACCTAAGACTTGCTGAATCTCAGTCTTAATCAATGGAAAGTGTGTACATCCTAAGACGGCTACATCAATCGTGTTGATCATCGGTTGAAGGATCTGTTGCAACTCTTCAAGATCAATCGCCTCACCTCTTAGTTTATTTTCAGCCATATCCACCAGCCGTGTCGAGCCTAAAAGCTCGACTCTTTTATTAATTGAGAAGTTTTTGATGAGATCGTGAGTGTATTCACGAGTAATCGTAGCGGGCGTTGCAATAAGCCCCACTGCTTTATTAGCAAGTAGAGATGCCGGTTTAATTGCAGGAACAACACCGACAATTGGAATTAGATTACCAGCTCGAAGTGTAGGTAGCACAATCGTACTGGCTGTATTACAGGCTATCACGACGATATCAATAGCGTGGCTCGATACAAAACTCGCCACGATGCTTTGAACTCTGTGGATAAGGACTTGTTGATCAAGTTCACCGTATGGATAAGCCTCATTATCGAATACATAAATATAGTTATGATTCGGCAGTAACTGACTTATCTCTTTATACACAGATAGCCCCCCTACCCCAGAATCAAAGACTAATATGTTTTTTTGTAGACTATCCGACACAATGATTACCTGTAATAAGTTCCGCCGTCATAATACTCCTTCGCTTAGTGTTCGCCAATCCTCTCTCTACATAATACAAGCTCGATAGCGTTGATGAACAAATCGCTCAGCCTGCTCTACATTTTCCAGCGCTATCTTAAGCTTTCCTTTAAAGCAAGGGGCTGACGTGACTAAAGTATGAAACTCACCATCTTCTCCACATGGATCGACGTGACTTGGCAAACTCTCTACTAGCTCAGACGTGTATTGTTGTCCACAATAACTAGCTTCTAATGCCTCACTATCGACCGTGACGAGAAAGGTGTCGATTCCTCTATCTATGATTTCTTGAGCCAGCGCTTGGCTACTCTCTCCCATAAGAGGAAACACACACTCCCAACCGGCAGGTTCTATATAACTTCTTCGGTACTCAGCAATGCCATTACAAAACATATCACCAAACGCGACTGCATCGATGGATAAGCCCGAGCCTTTAAGCGCCTTAACAATGGTACGTTGATAGATCTCGTTACTCGGAAACACTTCTGGAAGCTCAATCTTGATTAATGGTAAACCGATTAATTGAGCCTGCATGACAACCACACCGAGCGGAGTCACTTGGAAAGGAACTTCATCTCCAACATATGTCGTATAAAGCGCAACAACTTCATATTCAGAGCTTTCAAGTAGACGCTCCAGCGTTAAAGTGGAGTCTTTTCCTGATGACCAGCTTATGATGACTTTCTTTTTCATTAATACACTCTACAAGAAAAAACCGCCCGAAGGCGGTTTAGGAAATTAGAATTGGTAAGTCGCTGATACAAAGTATTCACGACCCGGTGTCGCGTAACCACTATACATCTCATAATCTTTATTGAATGCGTTACTCAGCTTTCCTTTCACCTTAAACTCTGGCGAAACGGCGTACTCCGCAGTAAAGTTCCAAAGACTGTAACTTGCCAATCGTGTCGCACCATTGAAGCGCTCGCCTTGGTATAGGTACTGAGAGCCTAATACCCAATCCCCAAATTCAGCAAAAGCATTCCACTTGGCACCTTGTTTGGATCGATATGCCAATTGCTGTTCCTTACCATTAGATTTATCGACGGGATCTTTCCAATCAAGGTAGAACTGATGGGTAACAATTGAGGTGTCGAATCCAAGGCCTAATTCCACCCCTTTTATTTCAGCTTCACCAATATTAGTCATACCTGAACCTTGCCACATCAACATGTTATCAATCTTGTTGATAAAGCCAGTAATCGACCAATCTAAATAAGAGTGTGAACCTTCAAGGGTAAGTTCAGTATTCTGAGAGTCTTCTGCTTTTAAATTAGGAGCTTCATAACCTGGGTAATATAAGTCTAAGAAGGTCGGCGCTCTGAAGGCAGTACCATAGCTTGCTTTAATCTCATAGTTATCAAGAAACGCCCAACCCGCAGCCGCTTGCCACGTCGTATTGTTTCCATACTGGCTGTTTTCATCGTTTCGAGCACTCGCTTCCAATGTCCAACTGTCTAACGTGTATTGACTAATGACACTGACACCGTAATTTTCACGAGGATTCTCTTCCGGCTTATAGTAATGAGAGCCTGTATAACCTTCATCCAACTCTTCTCGGCGATAATCAACTCCCGCCCCTAAAGCTAACTGCTCATTGACTCGGTAAGAGTTTAACCACGCAGCATTGATTTGGTTAATCGAAGTGATACCACCACTTTTCTTACTCTTACCGACAACATAATCGTAGTTATCTTGTTCTGCGTAAGTCAGATCAAGAGTTGAAGTGAGGTCACCTTCGCTGTAAGCCAAATTTGTGTTGATAGAACGAAATTCAGTTCGACCGACTTTTTCTTCGTGACTTGCCGGCCCCCAAGAGGAAGCGGCATAACTATTGTCATATTCGCCTTCGTTATCATAAGCCACCACATTGACAAAAGCATTCACACGCTTAGTCAGTTGGTTTTGGTAGCCAATGTTGACATTGTATGACTCAAAACCATGCTCATCACCCTCATTGATACCGTCAAGCGGCTTAACGTTAAATCCATCATCTTTTTCATAACCCACAACGGCTTTAATATGTTGGCTATCATCAATCTTATGCAGCGCGGCTAAAGAGGTAACATAGTGGTTATTAGTACCAAAACCACCGTGTACTTTAACGGCATTTTCATTCACATCAGCTCGAGTAATAATATTGATTACACCTGAAATCGCTTCTGACCCATATACAGAGGCACGAGCACCACGAATGAATTCAATTCTTTCAATTGAGTTGACTGGTAGAGAGTTAAAATCCACGCCCCCCATCATGGCCCTTGGTAAACGGGTACCATCGACCAGAACTAAGACTTGAGAGGAACTGCCTCCTCGCACATAGAACGAGGCGGTTTGCCCACGACCGCCATACTGGGCCACTTCAACACTTGGCAGAGTTCGAAAAACATCAATGAGGCTGTTAGCTTGAAGTTTTGAAATATCTTCTCTAGTTACAACAACCGTTTGTGCCAATACAGCACCATCAACTTGCTCAAAACGGTTAGCCGTAACCACCATAGTTTCATCAGCTGATGCTTCTTGGGCGTGTAAATTGGAGATAGGTGAAAGCAGCGATGCAACAGCAACCGCTAAAAGGGATTTGTTCATGTTGTGATCCTAAATCGCGTAAAGTCCTACCAAACCACATCTTATGGTTTGGCCGCTGGCAGGTATTCGGACTCAAGAGCACAACCTAATGGTTACCTAATATTCGACTTCCCACAAAAAGCTATTTGCAGTGTCTGATGAATACTCGTTCTCTTTTACCGCTGCGCGTCAGAGATGTACAGTTGGGAAAGAATACGTTTAAAAAATAGATTGGATAAGGATAAAGCCTTTAAGAATGGGAGCTAGTGCGTCTAAAACTGAAAATATCTGCCCAATCCGTATCACTGTCTAAATTTTTCACATTCTCTTATGGTCTGTCTAACTTTTTATTCAATTAGACCATTGAGAATCATGAGATTCGCGTTCTTACTTTCCCTGCAACATAGACGGACAGAAAACCTAAACCTGCCAAAAAAATCGATTTTAATCAAAACCAACTTGATTACCAGTTTAATCTATTGAAATTAAATAAAGTTGTTTATGAAATTTATTAATAGTAACTATTCAGGGGGCAATTGGAGATAAAATTAGAAATCGGGAATTAATACCACTCATAACTCTTAAGCGATGATTATAAATAATATAAGTGCTATCAATGGAGAAAATATGGCGACCTTATAGTAACCAAGCCATTTACCTGTCGACTTAAAATGTTTGTTTAAGCGACTCTTCATTGCTGTAATTTCAGTATTTAACTCATCTGGGTACTCAGCTTCTTTTCCATCAATAGAGCTAAATACAAGATCTTTAGCTTTCTCCAATGATTCATACTTATTCTTTTGACTTTTAAGCAATCCGTACATAAGCAGAATCGTAACAATAACTCCGATTACTAGCAGGACAAAAACTAGTGCGTCTAACTGACCCTTTTGCATAATTGCGGCTAATGCCATAACAGAGGCTGGGACGGAAAAAAGCTTAAAAACAATGTCACTAGTCAGATTAGTTAATTTTTCAGATAGCTCAATTTCAGCTTCAGCAACTTCTTTTTTAGCCTTATGAAACGAAAAACCACTTAAGTAAGTAGACAGATTATTCTGATATAAAGCAACGAATGCTCCCCAAGAATCAATCAATTTGTTAAAGGCTTCATCTGGGGCATAACCTCCACCTAAAAATTCATGCAATGAAGCATAAAAAACACTCAGTTTATCACTGTAGTGCATATTCAATTCGGATTCGGCTGAAGTCAACTCATTCAAAAGAGAGAAATTAATGTCTTTCGATAGTAAATTTTCAGAAATACTTACACTTAAAACTATAGGTGTTCGATGTTCACCTGAGAGATAAACTAAAGTCCGAGAATCACCCATTTTTTCATCATGATAATGAGCTAAGTTTTCAAGTTTAGCTACACTTCTAATTAGTAATTTCAGCCGGCTAAAAATATCATCGTCATCAGATTCTATTGAGTTAGCTGAATAATATAAATCTTCATCGAATAAATAAAATTCAGGCAATTCAACATCTTCAGAATAAGAAAATGTAAAGTTATCAAGAAAAGCATTTAAGTTTTGGTAAAATTGAGATTCATTAGTTCTAGGCGTTCGAAAAGTTAACTCAATTTCTTGGTCTATATAATCATTAAAATTGACTGAATTTCCATCAATATCACTACCATTTATCTCACGCAGGTATTCACATTGCTCAAGAATTTCAGCTATACCCTCAGTAACATGAACAGAGCAACTAAACACAGGCCGATTAAAGCTATGCTGAGATGCTGCTCTGCGTAACTGAACTAAAGGATAAAAAGACACTGGTTGCTACCCATTAATTTGCTGATTTAGTTTATCAATCAGATCTTGTGGAAGATCCTTGATTATAACTTTAGCTCCATCGAAGTAAACCCTTGCACTGGGATTACCACCTATATCTTCCTTATCAAATTCTAGGTGTAAATCGTCACCTTTGTAGACTAAATGAGTCATTGTTTTGAGTTTTGTCTTATTAACAGGGAACTCAGGTGGAACACCACTTTCTTCGCGGTTTAAATATGTAACAAACTCATCAGCATATCTATCAGCCTGCTCTTCATCATCGGTAGGAAAAAAACGTCGGGCGATTCCTTCGATATCAGGTAAAGTTGCTGGTTCATTAGATTCAGCTTTTTGTTCCAGATAAACAGTCAACGCTCTTTTTAAGTTTGGAGCATGCGCTTTCAAATCTTCTTTAGACTCGAAAAAACCAACACTTTCATCAACAGCCGCTTGAGTTGCTTTTGCTGAAGGTGCACCAGCTTTACATCCCATCGCCTGAATGAAATATCCAGCTGCTGACTGACTTGTTTGTGGACTAACAAAACTTAAATACGTAGAGTCCTGACGTTCAATATCATCAGCGTTTTGATAGGCGCTGTATTTAGAAAAATTAATTTTAATTGCTTGATGAAGCTTACTTAAATCAATGTATTCAAGATCTTCCACACCGAGTGTATCGGAGAATGCGAATCCTGACTTTTGCTTGATCATCGCAGCTAAATAGAATCTAACTCCATCACTCTCATAATCCGAAAATAAGATATGTCCACCAGTAGCGAATGCAACCCCAGTAGCTTCTCGAAATAACTCCTGCATGACTGACTTTGATAGAACCATGAAGTCTTCATCACTAACATCTTCTAGTTCTGAGTATTCATAAAATGAATCGGGTACACTTCCAGAGGCCTCATCGTCCCGAAAAACACCATATCTGGCACTGTTATTCTTTCTTCCATAAATATTAACAACGCCAGCAATTACATTCTGTACACTCTCATTATCTACAGGTAGAAGGGATTGTCGGTAATGCAATGGTTGAGGTTCTTCATTTTTTTCTTTTATCAATTCATGCACAACAGCTCGATGAATAGTGATTGCCATGTAAAGTCCTTGAAGATAATTATAAATATGCAATCGTCTTACTATATAAAAGCCACACGAGAGAGTAAATGAGACCCGCTTACATTTTTTGCACTTTACACATAAAAACAAAGATTAAGAATTGCCTACTTTTTCATAACTTTCCCTGAAGTATTATCCATCCGGTACTGTGAGATCGTTCCGTCCAAGATGTGTTTTATTACTTCAACTACTGTCGCCAGTGGTACATTAAACCACTCTCTAGGCTTGTAGCTCTGTCCATCATGTCCTTTGAGGGTGATATTCAGTCGCTGGTATCCTAAGAAACCATGAACTAAAGTCTCTAGCTTATGAGCATCTATGTTGTAGCATTCGGTTGTCATTACTACGCGAACAGGCGCTTCCAAAAACGTACGATCTTTCTCTGCATGTTTAATACGGTCTTCTACACTACCTTCGGTGAACCCAATTTTGTAAAGGTTCGCCTTATAGGTTGCTAGAACACTATCTGAACTCTTAGTAGCAAGCACATATACCAACCCGGTAGGAACTGGGTTACTGTCAGGCTCAAGCAATGCTCCCTCACGATTAACTTTACATCCATGATCGTCACGAACTAATCCGTGTGTCAAAGACTGAAACAGCATATGTAGCTCTGTGCCATTTTCGAAGACCAAATGCAGCCTCGCATTGTAGCTACTGTAACCTTCCAGTCTTTCTCCAGCAGAATGAACATACCCCGTCAAGCCATTAAGAATAAAAAAATCACCAACCTGTATTTTTAGCTCATGGCGAAAACGATCAAGTGACGCAGCGCCTGCTTTGAGTTCTTTTTGGACTATTTCAAAAATAGGAGCATATCGAGAAAAATCCGCACATGGCTGACGTTTGGCAATTTCTTCCGGTTGCGATTTTTTTTCTGCAGGAACATGGCGAATAGTGAAAATGTCAGGGGCATCAAACTCTAGCAGATCATCATGATCGTCAAAGATATCATCCAAAGACGTAACTAATTCAGACTTATCTATTTCAGATGAGGGTGTTGATTCTTGAACTTCGTAGGTTGAAGAGCCGACAGATTCAATTGATGGTATATATGATGACTCATCAGCTAACAGGCCATAAGAATCAAACTCTTTTAAAGATTCTCTCTGTTCACCGTTTGATTTAAAGGCTTTTAAACGCCTGGCCAAACGCTTTTCATCGAATGAATCCGCATCACTAGCTGGTATCCGTCCATTCTTTTCAAAGAATGTTGTAATTTCCTCAAATTGGCTCGCGATTAGGTTACCAGCAGGTGCTTTTGCCTTTAAAGGAGCTACATCAAGTAGCCCCAAGTCATCATCTTCAGAAAAAATATCATCTAAGTCTCGCTTTGGCGTTTTCTTAGAAGAACGTAAACAAATCACACCTTATCCCTCTTGTTTTGCCATTCTCTGTTGCTTCATCTTGCGAATATAAGCAAGCACCTCCGCATAACGGACTTCAATAGGATCAGATGCAGTTAATGATGGTTCTCGTTGATGTTCTTTACTGAAAGCTTTAATTCTAGGCCATAGCATCACAGCTTCTTCTTCTGAGACTTTGGCTTGACTGGCTCTTACCGTCTCTTGAATCGTCTTCAACATTGCGGCATTTACAGACTTAGATAATATTTCATAAGCACCATGAAACGGGTTTACAGCATCTATCAAGTCAATATCTAAATTTTCAATGTTGACGAACTTATCACCCATCTTAATAAATTGCCGACTCGCACCAGAATCATTATTCCCAGGCTGATTATTTTTACCATGTCCTGATGTTGAGCCATCATCGATATCAGCATCATCTGGCAAATCTTTTTCATCGATAACACCACCATGTTGACCAATATACAGGCTCTGAAGAACCCCTGAGCGAACCTGCTCAATCTCATGCTCTTCCAAGTCTGGATATAAAGTTTGAATCACAGAAGGTAGCTCTATTTCATTGATAACTTCTGGCGGTGTTGTTTCGGTAATGACACCTTTTACAACAGGTTCTTTTGCCATTAATGCCGACAATATTTCGCCTTTATCACCATTTAAAATATCTAGAACTTTCTGGGATACTGGTGTAGCTGTGTCATCGATGATAAGAGTGTTGGCTGGTAACTCCCCTTGCCATTGAGAACGAGGTTTAAACTGAATACTTGGAGCCAAAATCTGCTCCATAAGTAACGATGTAGTAATCGCTTTAAGCATATTGTTAACCGATACCTTAACATCGTCGTCTTGCGCATCCGGTTGAGCGATTAGGTTCGTAAACTGGGCGTGTGTTTTACCTTTACCATCACGAGTTGCTCGACCAATGATCTGAACAATTTCGGTCATTGAACTACGATAGCCGATGGTTAGAACATGTTCACAGAACGGCCAGTCAAACCCTTCTTTTGCCATCCCCAAAGCGATAATGATGTCCATCTGTTCAGCAGACTCGATATCTCTTAAATGTGCTTGAACTTTAGGGCGCAGGTGAACGTTATCGTCAACTAAATTGGCAACCAACAGAGTTCGCCCTGTTTGCTTGCATTTTACTTGGTATATACCGGTGTTGGGATCTTGCAGAATAACTTCGCCAAGCACTTCAAGAATTTGGTCGACTTCCATGTGCTTATCTTTGGTCGATTCGCCAGAATTCACGTTAGGGATATGAATGATGGTTTTTTTAGAAGGGTCAAGAATTGATGGCAAAGCCTCTACATAAGGGCCTTGATAAAAGTGATAGCCAATACCCAATGTTTTTAAATAGTTATAGCCATTTAACTGTTCATAGTAGGTGTATGTTACCTTAGTAAACTTTGCTTCATCTTCTGGCAATAAAATAGGTATTGTATCTCCACGGAAATACGAACCAGTCATCGCTAGAATGTGAGCAGAAGAGCCATTCATCAAGACATCGATAAGATTCCCTAATCGACTATTCTCATCTGCAGACACATGATGAAATTCATCTATAGCGACAAGACAATTATCGAAATCTGTCGGAGACAACTTGTCGAATACACTGCGCAATGTTGAGTGCGTACAAACCAATGTTTGTTCTTCGCTCTCCATGAAACGCTTAAATGCGTTCGTTTTGCCTGATTCACTACCGCTGATACATAGATTGTATTCTGGCTTAATCGTCCAATCAGAGAAGAATCCATATTCGGTCAAATTGGTATCTTTAAATGAACCGCCAATAGACATTTCAGGAACGGCGACAATCACTTTTCTCAGCCCCTGATGAATCAGTTTATCCAACCCTAAAAACATCAAAGCACGAGATTTCCCAGAGGCCGGAGGTGCTTTAATCAAAAGATACTGATTATCACGTTGGGCGAATGCCCGCGCCTGCATTTCACGCATCCCCATGTCGTTATGATGCGTACTTTGCCCAGTTTGTTTATAACTGACTTCCAAAATATTGTTATTCATTCCTTCAAACCTTTTGCCAACTAAATTGAACTTATTTTTCTTTTATAGCGACCAACTCTTCATAGCGAGCCAATAGGCAGCTTAAACGGTCAGCAGTATTTCTAAATGGTCTATCCTGATAAAGTTTATCAACCGCTTCATCTAATTCTTGATGAGCAATTTGTAATTCTGGCGGCATTTTTTCTGGGTCATACAACTCAGCTAAGGTTTTTCCAGGATAGTCCTCTCTTGAAAAGAGCACATTTTCAGCAAGCCTTTCAATTTGAGAACGCTGTTCTTCAGTAACTTCCGGCCACGGGAAAGAGTTATATACAACTGAAGCTGTATATCGATAATCACTTTTCAAACGCCCTGCGACGAGACGCATCCAATCGTTATGGATTATCGAAGTCAATATACCAAATTCAAAAAGCCCCCCGTCAGGAACAATGTAGTTTAGATTTGTAGATATTACATCAGAGTTAAAAAAACCGATTGGTATGTATTTTCGTCTTTCAGAAGATACACTTGGAATCAAAATAAAACTGTCCGGATTATTTAAATCCCTAAACTGATGTGGTCTTTGAGCAAGCTTTTGAGCTCCTTTGTCAGGGCTAGCAGTCCTCACTTCCTCAACCTTTTTTACCCGTTCAACTACATAAGGCATGGACTTTAATTCAGGTTCTTGGATATCAGCTAGCCAAAGACACCATCTTTCTTTTCCATTTAAGAACTCGGTAGCTCCCATTACTTTTTTTATCCATTGAGCAGCTTTAGGTTCTTTTTCTAGAAGGAGCTCATATTCTGAACGCTCTAAGAGTAAGTGACCGCCATCATTAGGTTTGTTACCAAACAATAATGGTGGAACATTATCGGACAATATTTTTCTGTGAGCCGATACCCAAGTATTATTACCTTCTGTCAAATAAGGACTAATATTCTTAACAGACTTACAATGCCATTCACCATCAATCATTTGGTAAAGAGAGCGACTTTTAGCTCTTCCAGATAAACCAACGATAACAACATGAACAGCAGCCTTATCACGTGCATTATTTGCCCATGTGAATGTCGGATAGGCAATTTGAATATGTAATCCCAATTTAAAAATTTGAGGCCACAATGTTCCAACTTGTTCACCCTGACATATTGAATTGGTTGATACTAGAGCCAATTCAGCTTTAGATGCTTCAATAAATTTTGCACCTTTCCAGAACCAACATGCTACGTAATCAAGTGTGCCGAGTGATTTAAAATCAGCAAACACTCGTTTCATATCTTCACGCTGTTCACTTGAACGACCAACAGTACCGTGAAATGGTGGGTTACCGATTACATAAACTTCGTCTTCCGATGTTTTAGGACAAACCTCTTTCCAGTTAAGTTTTAAACTGTTTCCACTAACAATCTTACCTGTTGCTTTTAATGGTAAAGCGGGTTCTGCAGGACCAATATGTTCTTCCCACTGCTTATTGATTTGGTGCTCTGCAAGCCAAAGTGAAAGGCGTGCAATCTCACAGGCAAAATCATCAAGCTCGATACCATAAAACTGATCCAGATGAATATTGCTCATGAAAAAACTTTGGTCGATTTTCATCAACGCTTTAATAACGTCAATTTCAAGGAGTCTGAGTTCTTTATAAGCAATGATCAGGAAGTTGCCAGAACCACATGCGGGGTCAAAGACCTTGATTTGGCTTAATCGAACAAGTAGACGTTTAAGACCATTTATACTGGAGCGTTGTTTTTCCAGTTCGGAGCGAAGTGAATCAAGAAACAGAGGCTGAATCACTTTCATAATATTACTGTAGGATGTGTAGTGCTGACCTAGGCGAGCTCGCTGATCGACATCAATCACAGCCTGAAACATGCTGCCGAAAATATCAGGGTTAATAGCACTCCAATCTTCCATCCCACATTCAATAAGAATACGGCGTCCTTTTTTACCTAACGTTGGTATCGGTTCGTCACTAGAGAACAAGCCACCGTTAACATATGGGAAATCAGTAAGATGTTTAGGTAGGTGCTGACGGAGATCGCTACCATCAGGACTATTCATTACTGAAAATAGATGATAAAGAAACTGGTCTAAATTACTTCCATCTTCTTCCGTACAACTTTTGATAGCAGAAGTAAATTGACCTTTTTGCTTGAAAATACCGGTATCTTCAGCAAATAAGCAAAACAATAACCGTGTAAGAAACACGTTTAGCGCATGAATATCTTCTGGTTTACTTAAGTGATTGTTCACACGGATTAAGTCGAACAGCTTACCCATTTTGACTGCAGCCTTTACATCTGCAGGCTTTTCGCTGTTCAAAATAGCCTTTTCTAAGCCAACTAGTGGCAGGAAGAAACTGTAGTTGCGATGCAGCACTTCAAAGTCAATATCCAACCGTTCACTGGTTGCCGTATCCCACGCAAGAAAACGTTCGAAATCGGTAGTCAGAATAAAGCGGATTTTGTTCTTAGCTATCGATGGATCGTCAATACGTTCATCCAATACGGCATCAATATCCTGACCTTCTTCTACTGGAAAATAATAAAGTTTATTCTTCAGCCCAACATGGCCTGGAATCTTAGCCACATTGCGAGCACCGCCCTGACGAACCTGAGTAATCGTTGCCTTGGGGAAATTAAAGGCTGTTAGGAATCCATATATAAATTCATTGGTATCTACTGATTCAACAAGAGATTCAAGTTGTTCAAAAATCTTTGCCTGATTGACGGCCATGCCTTTTCCTTTATGAAAGCTGCTAATCTGCAATTCAGTAGCAATCTTGTCTAACGGCAATCAATTCTTATCAAAGGAATTGATTTCCTTTTAAAAATGCTACCAATTATACATCAAGTCAGTTATGCAATCCCATGAGTCGTATCAGATAAACCGCTCATTGATACGTTCACTCCCCCCTCATGACTAGCTAATGACTTAAGTCTCTGTAGATATTGTTCAAACCTTTACACGAGAGGTTAATCAACTCTTTCTTATGTGTGTGGTGTTATATTGGTGATAATTATGGAGACGACTATTCGTTACTACCAAAAAATAGTCAGCAAAAAACCTGCCATAAGATCGTGTAGCAACTGGCACAACAATCATTGTTTAGAAGGTTATAAATGGAAGACTTAGCAAAGGAAGAATTGTTTTCTCAGATAGAAGAACACTTAAAGTGCAGTGAACAAAGTTGGCTGTTGGGTGCAGGAATTAGCTTCGATGCTAAATTACCTTTGATGTCTCCCTTAACCAACAAAGTTAAAAAAGACTTGGAAAACAAGCATGAAGAGTTGTTCAACGATATTGTTGTTCCTTTGTTCAATGAATTACCGCTGGAATGCCATATAGAACACGTACTCAGTCACCTAGGCGATTATGCTGCTTTAGCGGAAAGAAACAAGGAAAAGAAGACAACGATTAATGGCAAAGAAATAGAGTTATCTCATCTTGAAGACATCCATTACGCCATTTTGGAATCTATTTCTAACGTTATTAGATGTGGTTATGTCGAAGATAAAGACGGTAACACAGTTGAAGAAGGTACATTATCTGAACCAATTGTTGATATCGAGGCTCACCTAAATTTCATTAATATGCTTTTCAACCATGCATCCGCTGGAGTTTATGAAAGAAGAAAAACGGTCAATATTTTTACTACCAATTATGACACTTTATTGGAAGACGCTTTAGCTCTGAATAAAGTTCCGTACTGGGACGGATTTGCAGGAGGCGCTGTAGCACATAGAACTCAACGATACGGCGAGCCT from Vibrio artabrorum includes these protein-coding regions:
- the murI gene encoding glutamate racemase, whose translation is MSDSLQKNILVFDSGVGGLSVYKEISQLLPNHNYIYVFDNEAYPYGELDQQVLIHRVQSIVASFVSSHAIDIVVIACNTASTIVLPTLRAGNLIPIVGVVPAIKPASLLANKAVGLIATPATITREYTHDLIKNFSINKRVELLGSTRLVDMAENKLRGEAIDLEELQQILQPMINTIDVAVLGCTHFPLIKTEIQQVLGKDVLLVDSGKAIAKRVQGLLDLESSGQKGGVREVFCSALPKKESALNSMLKQLGFSSVQLRPSLGV
- a CDS encoding adenine nucleotide alpha hydrolase, which gives rise to MKKKVIISWSSGKDSTLTLERLLESSEYEVVALYTTYVGDEVPFQVTPLGVVVMQAQLIGLPLIKIELPEVFPSNEIYQRTIVKALKGSGLSIDAVAFGDMFCNGIAEYRRSYIEPAGWECVFPLMGESSQALAQEIIDRGIDTFLVTVDSEALEASYCGQQYTSELVESLPSHVDPCGEDGEFHTLVTSAPCFKGKLKIALENVEQAERFVHQRYRACIM
- a CDS encoding TonB-dependent receptor domain-containing protein translates to MNKSLLAVAVASLLSPISNLHAQEASADETMVVTANRFEQVDGAVLAQTVVVTREDISKLQANSLIDVFRTLPSVEVAQYGGRGQTASFYVRGGSSSQVLVLVDGTRLPRAMMGGVDFNSLPVNSIERIEFIRGARASVYGSEAISGVINIITRADVNENAVKVHGGFGTNNHYVTSLAALHKIDDSQHIKAVVGYEKDDGFNVKPLDGINEGDEHGFESYNVNIGYQNQLTKRVNAFVNVVAYDNEGEYDNSYAASSWGPASHEEKVGRTEFRSINTNLAYSEGDLTSTLDLTYAEQDNYDYVVGKSKKSGGITSINQINAAWLNSYRVNEQLALGAGVDYRREELDEGYTGSHYYKPEENPRENYGVSVISQYTLDSWTLEASARNDENSQYGNNTTWQAAAGWAFLDNYEIKASYGTAFRAPTFLDLYYPGYEAPNLKAEDSQNTELTLEGSHSYLDWSITGFINKIDNMLMWQGSGMTNIGEAEIKGVELGLGFDTSIVTHQFYLDWKDPVDKSNGKEQQLAYRSKQGAKWNAFAEFGDWVLGSQYLYQGERFNGATRLASYSLWNFTAEYAVSPEFKVKGKLSNAFNKDYEMYSGYATPGREYFVSATYQF
- a CDS encoding nucleoid-associated protein, yielding MAITIHRAVVHELIKEKNEEPQPLHYRQSLLPVDNESVQNVIAGVVNIYGRKNNSARYGVFRDDEASGSVPDSFYEYSELEDVSDEDFMVLSKSVMQELFREATGVAFATGGHILFSDYESDGVRFYLAAMIKQKSGFAFSDTLGVEDLEYIDLSKLHQAIKINFSKYSAYQNADDIERQDSTYLSFVSPQTSQSAAGYFIQAMGCKAGAPSAKATQAAVDESVGFFESKEDLKAHAPNLKRALTVYLEQKAESNEPATLPDIEGIARRFFPTDDEEQADRYADEFVTYLNREESGVPPEFPVNKTKLKTMTHLVYKGDDLHLEFDKEDIGGNPSARVYFDGAKVIIKDLPQDLIDKLNQQING
- a CDS encoding GIY-YIG nuclease family protein, which gives rise to MICLRSSKKTPKRDLDDIFSEDDDLGLLDVAPLKAKAPAGNLIASQFEEITTFFEKNGRIPASDADSFDEKRLARRLKAFKSNGEQRESLKEFDSYGLLADESSYIPSIESVGSSTYEVQESTPSSEIDKSELVTSLDDIFDDHDDLLEFDAPDIFTIRHVPAEKKSQPEEIAKRQPCADFSRYAPIFEIVQKELKAGAASLDRFRHELKIQVGDFFILNGLTGYVHSAGERLEGYSSYNARLHLVFENGTELHMLFQSLTHGLVRDDHGCKVNREGALLEPDSNPVPTGLVYVLATKSSDSVLATYKANLYKIGFTEGSVEDRIKHAEKDRTFLEAPVRVVMTTECYNIDAHKLETLVHGFLGYQRLNITLKGHDGQSYKPREWFNVPLATVVEVIKHILDGTISQYRMDNTSGKVMKK